A genome region from Thermococcus onnurineus NA1 includes the following:
- a CDS encoding glycine C-acetyltransferase — protein sequence MAKLDWIREELQELKEKGLYVTIRKLESAQGPWVVVDGKRVLNMCSNNYLGLAAHPKIKEAAIRAILDYGVGAGAVRTIAGTMELHVELEEKLAKFKKREAAILFQSGYNANLGAISALLKKGEDGVFISEELNHASIIDGMRLSGAPKVIYKHLDMEDLKKRLEENKDKKKKIIVSDGVFSMDGDLAPLPEMAELAEQYDAILYIDDAHGEGVLGDSGRGIVDHFKLHDRVDFEMGTLSKAFGVIGGYVAGPEEAIEYLRQRARPFLFSSAPNPPDVAAAIAAVEILQKSDELVRQLWDNTHFLQNGLRDLGYDLGNTKHPITPVMLYDEKLAQEFSRRLYEEYNIFAQAIVYPTVPLGTARIRLEPSAAHSKEDLQYVIDAFEDLGKKTGFLK from the coding sequence ATGGCGAAGCTCGACTGGATTAGGGAAGAGCTCCAGGAGCTTAAGGAAAAGGGCCTCTATGTGACTATTAGAAAGCTCGAGAGCGCCCAGGGGCCCTGGGTTGTGGTTGACGGAAAGCGCGTTCTCAACATGTGTTCGAACAACTATCTCGGACTCGCTGCACATCCCAAGATTAAGGAAGCTGCCATCAGGGCTATTCTCGACTACGGTGTTGGTGCCGGCGCCGTCAGGACCATAGCCGGTACCATGGAGCTCCACGTTGAGCTGGAGGAGAAGCTGGCCAAGTTCAAGAAGAGAGAAGCCGCAATTCTCTTCCAGAGCGGCTACAACGCCAACCTGGGAGCTATAAGTGCGCTCCTCAAGAAGGGTGAGGATGGAGTATTCATTAGCGAGGAGCTCAACCACGCGAGCATAATCGACGGAATGCGCCTCAGCGGCGCCCCAAAGGTCATTTACAAGCATCTCGACATGGAGGATCTCAAGAAGAGGCTGGAGGAGAACAAGGACAAGAAGAAGAAAATCATCGTCAGCGACGGTGTCTTCTCGATGGACGGCGACCTTGCCCCGCTCCCCGAGATGGCGGAGCTCGCCGAGCAGTACGATGCTATACTCTACATCGACGACGCTCATGGTGAAGGTGTCCTCGGAGACAGCGGAAGGGGTATAGTAGACCACTTCAAGCTCCACGACAGGGTTGACTTCGAGATGGGTACGCTGAGCAAGGCCTTCGGCGTCATAGGCGGCTACGTCGCCGGCCCTGAGGAGGCCATCGAGTACCTCCGCCAGAGGGCCAGGCCGTTCCTCTTCTCGAGTGCCCCGAACCCACCTGACGTTGCCGCGGCAATAGCGGCCGTTGAGATACTCCAGAAGAGCGACGAACTTGTCAGGCAGCTCTGGGACAACACTCACTTCCTCCAGAACGGATTGAGAGACCTCGGCTACGACCTCGGCAACACCAAGCACCCGATTACCCCAGTCATGCTCTACGACGAGAAGCTCGCCCAGGAGTTCAGCAGGAGGCTCTACGAGGAGTACAACATCTTCGCGCAGGCAATCGTCTATCCGACTGTCCCGCTCGGAACTGCCAGAATAAGGCTCGAGCCGTCAGCGGCCCACAGCAAGGAGGACCTGCAGTACGTCATCGATGCCTTCGAGGACCTCGGAAAGAAGACTGGGTTCCTGAAGTGA
- the endA gene encoding tRNA-intron lyase yields the protein MKEPIEFKLSGDRAFSEREKAINQLYNRRYFGEVVNGKLFLSLIEAAYLMERGKIKVLDGGKELSFEELFELGRKKDDQFDIKYLVYKDLRDRGYIVKSALKFGSHFRVYRRGMDEHSQWLIWVVPENLRFSANDITARVRVAHGVRKNMVMAVVDEDNDVVYYKIEWVKF from the coding sequence TTGAAGGAGCCGATAGAGTTCAAGCTCAGCGGTGACAGGGCCTTCAGCGAGAGGGAGAAGGCAATAAACCAGCTCTACAACAGGCGCTATTTCGGCGAGGTCGTCAACGGAAAGCTCTTTCTTTCGCTCATAGAGGCGGCATACCTGATGGAGAGGGGCAAGATAAAGGTTCTTGACGGTGGTAAGGAGCTTTCCTTTGAGGAGCTCTTTGAACTCGGCCGGAAAAAAGACGACCAGTTCGACATCAAATACCTCGTTTACAAAGACCTGCGCGACAGGGGCTATATCGTCAAGTCGGCCCTTAAGTTCGGCTCCCACTTCAGGGTTTACAGGCGCGGAATGGACGAGCACTCCCAGTGGCTGATATGGGTCGTTCCGGAGAACCTCCGCTTCAGCGCCAACGACATAACGGCCCGAGTGAGGGTCGCCCACGGCGTCAGGAAGAACATGGTTATGGCGGTCGTTGATGAGGACAACGATGTCGTGTATTATAAGATTGAGTGGGTGAAGTTTTGA
- the rimI gene encoding ribosomal protein S18-alanine N-acetyltransferase, producing MSVSVRELGGRIPLSMVVIRPAKLFDIPDIVRIERASFREQYPRGVFLIFLENNPDTFLVAEYNGRVIGYIMAYLRPDLEGHIMSIAVDPAYRGNGIGSALLSEAIERLIKKGARYIGLEVRVSNENAIKLYERFGFRKVKRIIGYYADGEDAYYMLMPADEWGGRN from the coding sequence ATGAGTGTCTCCGTCCGGGAACTGGGGGGAAGGATTCCCCTCTCGATGGTGGTTATAAGGCCCGCCAAGCTCTTTGACATTCCAGATATAGTTAGGATAGAGCGTGCCTCGTTTCGTGAGCAGTACCCTAGGGGCGTCTTTCTCATTTTTCTCGAAAACAACCCGGATACATTTCTTGTCGCGGAGTACAACGGCAGGGTTATCGGCTACATCATGGCCTACCTGAGGCCCGACCTGGAGGGCCACATAATGAGCATCGCCGTCGATCCGGCTTACAGAGGCAACGGCATAGGCTCTGCTTTATTGAGTGAGGCGATAGAAAGACTGATAAAGAAGGGCGCGCGCTACATAGGGCTTGAGGTTCGTGTCAGCAACGAAAATGCCATAAAGCTCTACGAGCGCTTCGGCTTTAGAAAGGTTAAAAGGATAATAGGCTACTACGCCGACGGCGAGGATGCCTACTACATGCTTATGCCGGCCGACGAGTGGGGTGGAAGGAATTGA
- a CDS encoding Rossmann-fold NAD(P)-binding domain-containing protein — MRRRKIVALAFSSLVILPILWAIFSTPVEASDYAGVKVVYYKSPPLKEPVVRVILQGKGLKTVTVIAMLPDGTPLSLGVYSGRNEIKLDYNRLKEYAENWELQLKASGTNPSWVRPGIILLGTSYEDDGLYYFIGGVPLDIGKFREGNTVEIQVTKRFQKLLSREQLQKLELNVSSDSTSQDVSVESFPPDWFLEECYSDPYYPYCYVWELEEVIDIERDTEIPLAVAYVHGDVNDIDDIVLREQFESSTSYGIEITFSAVAAVDKTGTGSSYEGSVVGTVYTLGGDNIWLLYSEWIHNDEISNPTIVGVGIKGDAAITKYRLHLVGAVDVELDPTAYILMAQPVVNYNQLQAVSLKEYGYPSPYGGTLSRIMYYTQKYWEPGGTVNTNYLDVNNIVVARDVSTIPLLSASAAVLPALSLPEGVVLYPLLLSVGIGLTEDRREYALVGITVLPTDKDKTFRATFYRSPVRFDYNGQGYYLGSMYADIYVPESYWIPICDPNTGICIEATEYSEEWALFNFLF; from the coding sequence ATGAGACGTAGAAAAATTGTTGCGTTGGCTTTTAGCTCACTGGTAATATTGCCTATTCTTTGGGCAATTTTCAGCACACCTGTTGAGGCGAGCGACTATGCTGGAGTCAAAGTTGTTTACTACAAGAGTCCTCCGCTAAAAGAGCCGGTGGTTAGGGTAATACTGCAGGGCAAGGGTCTTAAAACAGTGACAGTTATTGCAATGCTTCCAGATGGGACTCCATTGAGTTTGGGAGTTTATTCCGGGAGAAATGAAATTAAACTTGACTATAATAGACTTAAGGAGTATGCAGAAAACTGGGAACTGCAGTTGAAGGCCTCTGGCACGAATCCTTCTTGGGTAAGACCGGGAATAATTCTTCTTGGCACGAGCTATGAAGACGATGGGCTCTACTACTTCATCGGTGGGGTTCCACTTGATATCGGAAAATTCCGTGAAGGTAACACCGTAGAAATCCAAGTAACCAAGAGATTCCAAAAGTTGCTTTCTAGGGAACAACTTCAAAAACTTGAACTAAATGTTAGCTCCGATTCAACAAGTCAAGATGTTAGTGTGGAGAGCTTTCCTCCGGATTGGTTTTTAGAGGAGTGTTATTCTGATCCGTATTATCCATATTGCTATGTATGGGAGCTTGAGGAGGTTATTGATATTGAAAGAGACACTGAGATTCCTTTGGCAGTGGCGTATGTCCATGGGGACGTTAATGATATAGATGACATTGTTCTCAGAGAGCAGTTTGAATCTTCCACAAGCTATGGCATTGAAATAACCTTCTCTGCCGTCGCTGCGGTTGACAAAACGGGAACCGGTTCAAGTTACGAGGGCAGTGTTGTAGGAACGGTTTACACACTAGGGGGGGACAATATTTGGCTTTTGTATTCAGAATGGATACATAATGATGAAATTAGTAATCCCACCATAGTTGGGGTCGGTATTAAAGGTGATGCTGCCATAACGAAATATCGTTTGCACTTGGTTGGTGCGGTAGATGTAGAACTCGATCCAACTGCATATATTCTCATGGCCCAGCCAGTCGTAAATTATAATCAACTCCAGGCTGTTTCCTTGAAGGAGTATGGATATCCTTCTCCGTATGGTGGCACATTATCAAGAATCATGTACTATACACAGAAATACTGGGAACCTGGAGGTACTGTAAATACAAACTACCTCGATGTGAACAACATTGTTGTTGCACGCGATGTCTCGACTATTCCGCTGCTTAGCGCTTCGGCGGCAGTTTTACCGGCTCTTTCACTGCCAGAGGGCGTTGTTCTCTACCCTCTGCTGCTTTCAGTTGGAATTGGGCTAACTGAAGACCGTCGGGAATATGCCCTTGTTGGTATAACAGTCCTGCCTACTGACAAAGATAAGACATTCCGGGCTACTTTCTATCGCAGTCCGGTGAGGTTTGACTATAACGGCCAGGGATACTACCTTGGTTCTATGTATGCGGACATATACGTGCCAGAATCATATTGGATTCCGATATGCGATCCAAATACTGGGATATGCATTGAGGCCACAGAGTATTCTGAAGAATGGGCTCTCTTTAATTTTCTTTTTTGA
- the herA gene encoding DNA double-strand break repair helicase HerA, with translation MRIKEEAVGIVTGEATVSSFQFYAQPDVDLKFGDFVVAKLCKEAKVRDCRWSDDVEWVIGTIRGLKNINWLLSEGKSTFHSLQLDIKEYGESIGENEALIVNVRVLGKVLLNGEKAEIVPNRVPVPNGNAVYKASSELLKAIYYGGEGFIEVGTLLLREDVPIYLDADELVSRHFAVLAVTGAGKSNTVAVLIGGIVNDLRGTVIVLDPHGDYVKLKLPGTGKDYVKLIEAKIMPEEMDSEELADLIEVASNATIQREFLAKAWETVKYENPDLGGRELMEALMNTLNDWIANRTAYFWDEGKGAYITEELKSERIETLRGVVYRIRRFLRNYGSLLTSEDLIAQIEPGKANVIDLGPLDEGQMKVVVGKLLGKVFEARVDYEQARKNLFRLREELKERPNSKTAEEIEKFEKVMREIERRSPALAEPVLIIVEEAHIFAPQGEHNDAVRILSRIAREGRKFGVGLGIVSQRPNKLNEDVLSQTNTKIILRIVNPKDQDYVLKASEQLSSDLLGDIAALGKGEAVIVGQAISLPALVKIHNFKALGGDYGGEDIGVVARWRERALREKEELEKQALYEEEDIEIDL, from the coding sequence ATGCGAATTAAAGAGGAAGCCGTTGGAATAGTAACCGGTGAAGCCACCGTCAGCTCATTTCAGTTCTACGCTCAGCCCGATGTAGATCTGAAGTTCGGCGACTTCGTCGTCGCCAAGCTCTGCAAGGAGGCAAAAGTGAGAGACTGCCGCTGGAGTGACGACGTCGAGTGGGTAATAGGCACGATTAGAGGCCTCAAAAACATAAACTGGCTCCTTAGCGAGGGGAAGAGCACTTTCCACTCCCTCCAGCTCGACATAAAGGAGTACGGTGAGAGCATAGGCGAGAACGAGGCTTTGATAGTGAACGTCCGCGTGCTCGGTAAGGTCCTCCTTAACGGCGAGAAGGCTGAGATAGTGCCCAACCGAGTGCCGGTTCCAAACGGCAACGCCGTCTATAAGGCCAGCTCGGAGCTGCTCAAGGCGATTTATTACGGTGGAGAGGGATTCATTGAGGTGGGAACACTCCTACTGAGAGAGGACGTGCCGATTTACCTCGACGCCGATGAGCTGGTTTCAAGGCACTTTGCGGTTCTAGCCGTTACGGGAGCGGGCAAGTCCAACACGGTTGCTGTTCTAATAGGGGGCATAGTCAACGATCTGAGGGGAACGGTGATAGTCCTCGATCCTCACGGCGACTACGTCAAGCTAAAGCTTCCGGGAACCGGGAAGGACTACGTCAAGCTCATCGAGGCAAAGATAATGCCGGAAGAAATGGACAGCGAAGAGTTGGCCGACCTCATAGAGGTCGCCAGCAACGCTACGATACAGAGGGAGTTCCTGGCCAAGGCATGGGAGACGGTTAAGTACGAAAACCCAGATTTAGGTGGAAGGGAGCTCATGGAAGCTCTGATGAACACGCTCAACGACTGGATAGCCAACAGAACTGCCTACTTCTGGGATGAGGGCAAAGGGGCCTATATCACGGAAGAGTTAAAGAGCGAGAGGATCGAAACGCTTCGCGGAGTGGTCTACAGGATTAGGCGTTTCCTGAGGAACTACGGCTCTCTCCTCACGAGCGAAGATTTAATAGCCCAGATAGAGCCCGGCAAGGCCAACGTGATCGACCTCGGTCCTCTTGACGAGGGTCAGATGAAGGTCGTTGTGGGCAAGCTTCTTGGAAAGGTCTTCGAGGCTCGCGTTGACTACGAACAGGCGAGAAAGAACCTCTTCAGGCTGAGGGAGGAGCTGAAAGAGAGACCGAACTCGAAGACAGCCGAAGAGATAGAGAAGTTCGAGAAGGTAATGCGCGAAATCGAGAGGAGGAGCCCAGCTTTAGCGGAGCCCGTGCTGATAATAGTCGAGGAGGCCCATATCTTTGCACCTCAGGGGGAGCACAACGACGCTGTCAGGATTCTGAGCAGGATAGCGCGCGAGGGAAGGAAGTTCGGCGTTGGTCTTGGCATAGTCTCTCAGAGGCCCAACAAGCTCAACGAAGACGTATTGAGCCAGACCAACACAAAAATCATCCTCAGGATAGTCAATCCCAAGGACCAAGACTACGTTCTCAAGGCGAGCGAGCAGTTGAGCTCCGATCTGCTTGGAGACATAGCAGCACTCGGCAAGGGTGAGGCGGTCATAGTCGGCCAGGCTATAAGCCTGCCCGCACTTGTCAAGATACACAACTTCAAGGCATTGGGAGGAGACTACGGCGGCGAAGACATAGGTGTAGTCGCTCGCTGGCGCGAAAGGGCACTTCGGGAGAAGGAGGAGCTGGAGAAACAGGCCTTATACGAGGAGGAGGACATAGAGATAGATCTCTGA
- the mre11 gene encoding DNA double-strand break repair protein Mre11 — protein sequence MRFAHLADIHLGFEQYRLPYRAEEFAQAFRKTIEKVVEEKVDFILIAGDLFHQSRPSPETIKEAIEILSIPKENGIPVFAIEGNHDRTQRRISAYHLIESLDLLYLVGLREEKVENEYLTSEKIGGKYLVKGVFERGGKSVEIHGLKYMSAAWLERNRLSDIFKPESDAILMLHQGIKELIERMMGVIPESQRDYFELKMEDLPKGYVYYALGHIHRRFETNYDIGKVVYPGSLQRWDFGDYELRYRWDGRAFKPKAGIEKGFYIVEDFEPRFVELKVRPFVDIRIEADEETAKREIKRLSTKIPSEAFVRLDLKWERPFDVSTFRDLLDVKYLYIRTRFERKLKTAKGGELPRPSEYFLPVELKAIELTGEKKFEAVDAVVELFLGEGWDEKPKNKPREKPEEKLKDEEKPTEKDEISEKREAKKLEKVEKKEETKAKVKPKKGSDLLAWLGGER from the coding sequence ATGAGGTTCGCGCACCTGGCAGACATCCATCTGGGCTTCGAACAGTACAGGTTGCCGTACAGGGCTGAAGAGTTCGCCCAGGCCTTCAGAAAGACAATAGAGAAAGTCGTCGAGGAAAAAGTCGATTTCATACTCATCGCCGGCGACCTCTTCCACCAGAGCAGGCCAAGCCCCGAGACCATAAAGGAAGCCATTGAAATCTTAAGCATTCCAAAAGAGAATGGCATTCCCGTCTTCGCCATAGAGGGCAACCACGACAGAACTCAGAGGAGGATTTCAGCCTATCACCTCATCGAAAGCCTCGACCTCCTTTACCTCGTCGGCCTGAGGGAGGAGAAGGTCGAGAACGAGTACCTAACGAGCGAGAAGATAGGCGGGAAGTACCTCGTCAAGGGTGTCTTTGAGAGAGGAGGAAAAAGCGTCGAGATTCACGGACTCAAGTACATGAGCGCCGCCTGGTTAGAGCGCAATAGGTTGAGTGATATCTTCAAGCCAGAGAGCGATGCAATCCTCATGCTCCACCAGGGCATCAAGGAGCTCATAGAAAGGATGATGGGTGTCATTCCCGAGAGCCAGCGCGACTACTTCGAGCTGAAGATGGAGGACTTACCGAAGGGCTACGTCTACTATGCCCTCGGCCACATCCACAGGAGGTTCGAGACCAACTACGACATCGGGAAGGTCGTCTATCCCGGCTCCCTCCAGCGCTGGGACTTTGGCGACTACGAGCTCAGATACCGCTGGGACGGTAGAGCCTTCAAGCCGAAGGCCGGAATCGAAAAGGGCTTTTACATCGTGGAGGACTTCGAACCGCGTTTCGTTGAGCTTAAAGTTCGGCCATTCGTGGACATCAGAATAGAGGCAGATGAAGAAACCGCTAAGAGAGAGATTAAACGCTTGAGCACAAAAATCCCGAGCGAGGCCTTTGTGAGGCTCGACCTCAAGTGGGAGAGGCCCTTCGATGTCTCGACATTTCGTGATCTCCTGGACGTTAAGTATCTCTACATCAGGACGCGCTTCGAGAGGAAGCTGAAGACGGCTAAAGGTGGTGAACTGCCCAGGCCAAGCGAGTACTTCCTCCCGGTCGAGCTGAAAGCTATAGAGCTGACGGGCGAGAAAAAGTTTGAGGCTGTTGATGCCGTCGTTGAGCTCTTCCTCGGCGAGGGCTGGGACGAGAAACCCAAGAACAAACCGAGAGAAAAGCCCGAAGAGAAGCTGAAAGACGAAGAAAAACCGACAGAGAAAGATGAAATTTCAGAGAAAAGAGAAGCCAAAAAGCTCGAAAAAGTGGAGAAGAAAGAGGAGACCAAAGCAAAAGTCAAGCCTAAGAAGGGTTCTGACCTCTTAGCCTGGCTCGGTGGTGAGAGATGA
- the rad50 gene encoding DNA double-strand break repair ATPase Rad50 produces the protein MKIEKLIIKDFRSHKLTKVTFTSGINLIIGQNGSGKSSLLDALLIGLYWPSKPKDLKKDDFLRIGGTTTEITVFFEKDGVKYQIHRNITRGLSFVKYHDGSSWRGLESGQKQVRDWMEKLVPYDVFLNAIYIRQGEIDAILESDESREKVVRQVLGLDRYENAYKNLLEVRKEIDARIRAIEDYLKSTENIDELIGNMEKELAETLKVINELSPEIPKLIKELEGVEKRLRDLDALAEEINALQLETRKREGNVKALEAKLQELEKRIEESRSHLRELEEKVRESNKLKGSAELYLKLVEFRKQYVDEKANGEKLAENYRAQISGIEERLAELSDMKNRIGELEKKREELKKKLAELEESVKAYEEARALKTNLDRLRKRLKFEPEEIERLAAEIEAAKKRKEEIQRELEEINEKRGELKNRVSERNKAIIELKKAKGKCPVCNRELTEEHRKGLMERYLAEVKDVSKEIKELDSQERKLRRELVKVEGVLKGERELITQRELLEQIKELEEKLKSYDLKKLEKKAEDYENLKGKLGKIEGELKSLKDELEKAKALEKKKAVLEKKLKSIEEKLAELENELGELGFSDIKELDEKLSELEPAYRRYLELKGAESELEREKKRLKRTEEELEETREKLQGEFSSLEELRKRLNEKEKLYSPEEHAGIRERFTSLREELAGKRAQLEALEKKREETMENLKKLKEEKEERKEKIKELENLKKARERVQNLREKVRRYKAMLKEGALAKVGELASEIFEELTEEKYSGVTVKAEENKVKLGVIYNGKEYGLGFLSGGERIALGLAFRLALSLYLAGEISLLILDEPTPYLDDERRRRLVDIMQRYLRKIPQVIVVSHDEELKDAADRVIRVSLENGVSSVREVELSV, from the coding sequence ATGAAGATAGAGAAGCTCATAATCAAGGACTTCCGCTCCCACAAGCTCACGAAGGTAACCTTCACGAGTGGGATAAACCTCATAATTGGCCAGAACGGGAGCGGAAAGAGCTCCCTGTTGGACGCACTCCTGATAGGCCTCTACTGGCCGAGCAAGCCGAAGGACTTGAAGAAGGATGACTTCCTGAGGATAGGCGGCACCACGACTGAAATCACAGTCTTCTTCGAGAAGGACGGCGTCAAGTACCAGATACACCGCAACATAACGCGCGGACTTTCTTTCGTCAAGTACCACGACGGAAGCAGCTGGAGGGGATTGGAGAGCGGCCAGAAGCAGGTAAGGGACTGGATGGAGAAGCTCGTCCCCTACGACGTCTTCCTCAACGCGATTTACATAAGACAGGGTGAGATAGACGCCATCCTAGAGAGCGACGAGAGCAGGGAGAAAGTTGTCAGGCAGGTTCTTGGCCTCGACAGGTACGAGAACGCCTACAAGAACCTGCTCGAGGTAAGAAAGGAGATAGACGCAAGGATAAGGGCGATAGAGGACTACCTCAAGAGCACGGAGAACATAGACGAACTGATTGGAAACATGGAGAAGGAGCTGGCCGAGACCCTCAAGGTCATAAATGAGCTCTCGCCCGAGATTCCAAAGCTGATAAAGGAGCTGGAAGGCGTTGAAAAGAGGCTCAGAGATCTCGACGCCCTCGCCGAAGAAATTAACGCTCTCCAACTCGAGACCAGGAAGAGGGAAGGGAATGTAAAGGCCCTCGAAGCAAAGCTCCAGGAGCTGGAGAAGAGAATCGAAGAGAGCCGGAGCCACCTTAGGGAGCTGGAAGAGAAGGTTAGGGAGTCCAACAAGCTTAAGGGAAGCGCCGAGCTCTATCTCAAGCTGGTGGAGTTCAGGAAACAGTATGTTGATGAAAAGGCAAATGGAGAGAAGCTCGCCGAGAACTACAGGGCGCAGATTTCAGGCATAGAAGAGCGCCTGGCCGAACTCAGTGATATGAAGAATCGCATCGGAGAGCTGGAGAAGAAGAGGGAAGAGCTCAAGAAAAAGCTCGCTGAACTCGAGGAGAGCGTTAAGGCCTACGAAGAGGCCAGAGCCCTGAAGACTAACCTAGATAGGCTGAGAAAGAGGCTTAAGTTCGAACCGGAAGAGATTGAGAGGCTAGCCGCAGAGATTGAGGCCGCCAAAAAGAGGAAGGAAGAAATCCAGAGGGAGCTCGAGGAGATAAACGAGAAGAGGGGAGAGCTGAAGAACAGGGTCAGCGAGAGGAACAAGGCCATCATAGAGCTCAAAAAGGCCAAAGGCAAGTGTCCGGTCTGCAACAGGGAGCTGACGGAGGAGCACAGGAAGGGGCTGATGGAGAGGTACCTAGCCGAGGTTAAGGATGTCTCCAAGGAGATTAAGGAACTCGACTCGCAGGAGAGAAAGCTCAGACGGGAGCTCGTGAAAGTCGAGGGGGTTCTCAAGGGGGAGCGCGAGCTGATAACCCAGAGGGAGCTCCTCGAGCAGATAAAGGAGCTCGAGGAGAAGCTCAAGTCCTACGACCTCAAGAAGCTCGAGAAAAAGGCAGAAGACTACGAGAACCTGAAGGGGAAGCTTGGAAAGATCGAAGGTGAGCTCAAAAGCCTGAAGGACGAGCTTGAAAAGGCCAAAGCCCTCGAGAAAAAGAAGGCAGTTCTCGAGAAGAAGCTGAAGAGCATCGAAGAAAAGCTCGCCGAACTCGAGAATGAACTCGGAGAACTCGGCTTCTCTGACATCAAGGAACTCGACGAGAAGCTCTCGGAGCTTGAGCCGGCATACAGGAGGTACCTGGAGCTTAAAGGGGCTGAAAGTGAGCTTGAGAGAGAAAAGAAGCGCCTCAAACGAACGGAAGAAGAGCTGGAAGAGACAAGAGAGAAGCTCCAGGGAGAGTTCTCTTCCCTCGAGGAGCTGAGGAAGAGGCTTAATGAGAAGGAGAAGCTCTACAGTCCGGAGGAGCACGCCGGGATCAGAGAGAGGTTCACCTCATTGAGAGAGGAGCTTGCAGGGAAGAGGGCTCAGCTCGAAGCCCTGGAGAAGAAGCGGGAGGAAACCATGGAGAACCTCAAGAAGCTCAAGGAGGAAAAAGAGGAGAGGAAAGAAAAAATCAAAGAGCTCGAGAACCTAAAGAAGGCCCGGGAGAGAGTGCAGAACCTCAGGGAGAAAGTGAGACGCTACAAGGCCATGCTGAAGGAGGGGGCCTTGGCCAAGGTCGGTGAGCTGGCAAGCGAGATATTCGAAGAGCTGACGGAGGAGAAGTACTCCGGAGTTACCGTCAAGGCCGAGGAGAACAAGGTGAAGCTGGGCGTCATCTACAATGGAAAGGAATACGGCCTCGGCTTCCTCAGCGGCGGCGAGAGGATTGCCTTAGGTCTGGCGTTCAGACTTGCACTCTCACTCTACCTGGCCGGAGAAATAAGCCTGCTTATACTCGACGAGCCAACGCCCTACCTCGACGACGAGAGGAGAAGAAGGCTCGTTGACATAATGCAGCGTTACCTCAGAAAGATTCCGCAGGTTATCGTGGTTTCTCACGATGAAGAGCTGAAGGACGCGGCCGACAGGGTGATACGGGTAAGCCTCGAGAACGGCGTTTCGAGCGTGAGGGAGGTGGAGCTAAGTGTATAG